GCAGCTGGTGCTTACTTGTCTGTTTCACCTGTCTCGAGATGCGACCCTGCATCTTTGACCCGTCTGTTTCCGCCATTTGGATTCATACAAATATGTCTCTGCTCCGCGCTTTTTCCCAGTCGGTATAAGCTGTCTCTTATGCAAAGCTTTGTCCTAACATCCAACTGGAGCAAGCAAAGTGCACATCAACAAATGTACACGTAAGTTTATTAAGATATACAACACTCACATTCAGAGCTAACAGGATATTATTATACTTGTATCATCTATTATCTATTGACAAGGTGTACCTGTTCTATGACTTGTTGAAGTTGGCGAAAACTTGTTGCTTCCAGTGAAATGTCATCCACTAGAGAGCTAACACAAGAACTTTCCTGCCTGTTTGCTGGTTCCAATTTGGCTGCAGCTTTTCTGTGGTCATCCTCAAGCCCAAATTTTTGGATAGGAGCAGAATCAGAAAACACCATGGGATTTGTCTTGCTACTCTTCCTGGTACTGGCAGCAAAAGAAGGAGGCGAATCTTGCCCGGGCTGCAAGTTGGCTCCTTTTTCAAAGCCCTTCCTACACCGATCATCAATGGTTGGACCTTGTAAGATTTCGATAGATTGTTCCTGATTAGATGTGTATGACTCATCTGAAGCAGAGGAAGGATTGGGTTTAATCTCAGATTTGATGCCAGAATTACTTTCACATGCTGATATTTGATCACAATTGAAATCTGAGTACGGAACACCTGGTTTTTGGAATACGGATGGTGGGTAATACTGATTTGCGTCCATTCTTTCACTGGAAATACCACTGTGTTGTAATGTAAAACTGTTTTCCGAGTATCCATCACTTTTCCCATCCAAATGGTGAAGATGATCTGTCTGTTTCTTCCCAAGATTAGCCTGTAAACAACAGAAAGTGCACAGATATGAATTGCTGGAAGAGTATCAAGACTTCAGCATTGGGAATAATCAAACCAAACACAATGTTGGGAAAGCAAAGTTTATTAAATGGAAAACTAACTAACCTCATCAACCAGCATCAACATATCCTTCTTCTGCAAACTCGTATCATATACATTTTCTGAAGAGTTTCCTAGAGCACGGTTGCACTCACTGTTGTTTAAAAGATCTTCAACACCATGGTAGCACTcactgttattcaaaaagtCTTCAACCTGCAACATAAGGGTTCTTTGATTTCCCAACATTGTATCTGGTTTGATATCATCTGTCATCGCGGCTTCTGTATCCTCATTTGGCTGAGCAGAAGAGAACCATCCCAAACCATCTTCATTACTAAGACTGTCCAAGCCGAAAGTTGAATCACAGCTCCTGTcacatccaaaaaaaaaaaacaggtgtAAGCTCAGTGAAAAGTTACCATGTTTTTCATATAAGAGACGAGCCCCCATTGTGTTACCTAAGCATGTTGTCCATATCTTCAAAATTCCCAGTGTGGCCCCAGCCATAGAGGAAATCATCGCTTTCTTTATCTCCATCATCCAGAATATTATTATTGAGGGAAAGGTTATTGCATACACCATCATGTGTTGCAGTGAAACCATGATCTGAGATCTTTGTATCTTCCCACGCCATATCCTGATCATCTTCCCCTGATCCCGCATCACCAGAACTCTTTTTCTCAGGCCAGGGATTTCTTCCTAACATATCGCCCTCTCTCTTGATAAAAGTATTACTCTTTAAGCGGTTAGTTCCCACTACTCAtatcttcatgtatttgtttgttCTTGCTACTAACTATAACTGGAAACTGGCTTCCACCCTCCTCATACACCAAGTCTGGCACTATACCATCATCCTCtagctgagaaaaaaaaaaaaaaacaggcaaAAAACTTCAGCTACCAATTTAGAATCTGCGTTAGCAAGcccaaaaatattattagcaAACTAATTTAAATAAACATGGCATCATTATATGAGAATTAATCACTAAATACACCATCAGCGTTATTTTGTTACTGACTCTCAAGAGCTAGTCAAAATGATCGCTACACCTGAAGACTGGCCGGCCTTTGCAGCTGAACTTAACGAGTTTAAAACTCTATGGGCGTCCTACCAAGATGGATAAGTGGTCTACAAGAGCAGATCCAGTAACACCAAAGCAGACTTCCTGGCAAGACAAGCTCAAACAAGGAAGCGTGTTTTCATCAGCTACTTCTACAACTCAATAATTGAGCATACGAACCACAAATTCAAATCCAATCCAATCGAAACAGATTCTACCAAACGTGAGAACGATCAAAACCCCCAGAGAGTCTCAACCAAATTAGCTAGCTCACCTGTACACAGATGTTTCCAACAAAACTTCACCGATCAAATAATAAACCAGAACGAGGAAAACAACAGATTCCTAGAGTTGGTATCGATTCATCGAAGCTAGATCGAAAAACTTTGTAGAAAGATGTTCGGCAGAAGACGATAAAGCGCTTCCTAATTTGTGTTTAGTCAAAAAAGACAAGTGATCGTGGTTTCGACACGTGGCAACGCAATCAAAAAGTTTGACGGGCTGGGTTTAGCATCAGTTCCAGTGATATCATTGGTACACGTCATTATTATGGGCTCTCCTCTTATTGGTAAAAACGAAAAGGCCTAAATGGGCCGAGGAAGAAAGCCCAAAGAATCTTTTTGTTCGTGTTTTTCTCAAGTATCGAGTCTCCGGGGAAGGAGAGAGGGagatccttcctttgatcttcCGATGGAGGAGCAGATGGGAGGGAGCGAGGATAGATGGAGAGGTTCACTAGAGAACATAACGGAGATGGCTTCGAATCTCGATTCTCTCCAGAAGCTTCTCCTCAAAAAGGCTGTCTTCGTTGAGGAAGACACTTTCTCTAGAGCTTCTCTCGTCTCCGAGCAAGCCCGAACCATCAAGGTCCGTTTAAAAAACGATTGATCTGGAGTTTATCGAGGTTAATTGGCTGAAAAGTTGCTCTCTTTTAGTTGATGATTTGACTAAATTTGATCGCTCGATCTGCTTAACCATTATTGCCTCAGTGATTTTGTGGATATGATCtgattgatatttttgaaaCCTCGCTACTCTGTTAGATTGAGTCATTACTCTAGCTCAGTGTGAGCATAAGATGGTGAATTTGGAAACTCATCAGTTTCATTGTGCTGCATGAGCTCGAAAGTTTGAATCTTGGTGCCTGAACCACCAAATTGCACCAAACCACAACCCCTGAATACTTGTGACTAGTTGGATTAGTGATTACCAATGAGCTTGTGGCTTTGATTTTTTGATCTATTGATGCTGCAAATGATCACAAAATCATGA
This genomic stretch from Brassica napus cultivar Da-Ae chromosome C9, Da-Ae, whole genome shotgun sequence harbors:
- the LOC106357653 gene encoding LOW QUALITY PROTEIN: protein LNK1 (The sequence of the model RefSeq protein was modified relative to this genomic sequence to represent the inferred CDS: deleted 1 base in 1 codon; substituted 1 base at 1 genomic stop codon), whose protein sequence is MPYSKLLEDDGIVPDLVYEEGGSQFPVIVSSKNKQIHEDMSSGTNRLKSNTFIKREGDMLGRNPWPEKKSSGDAGSGEDDQDMAWEDTKISDHGFTATHDGVCNNLSLNNNILDDGDKESDDFLYGWGHTGNFEDMDNMLRSCDSTFGLDSLSNEDGLGWFSSAQPNEDTEAAMTDDIKPDTMLGNQRTLMLQVEDFLNNSECYHGVEDLLNNSECNRALGNSSENVYDTSLQKKDMLMLVDEANLGKKQTDHLHHLDGKSDGYSENSFTLQHSGISSERMDANQYYPPSVFQKPGVPYSDFNCDQISACESNSGIKSEIKPNPSSASDESYTSNQEQSIEILQGPTIDDRCRKGFEKGANLQPGQDSPPSFAASTRKSSKTNPMVFSDSAPIQKFGLEDDHRKAAAKLEPANRQESSCVSSLVDDISLEATSFRQLQQVIEQLDVRTKLCIRDSLYRLGKSAEQRHICMNPNGGNRRVKDAGSHLETGETDKYVGFMDIEADTNPIDRSIAHLLFHRPSDSSLXSDHDVLSYKSHPVVPQPNSSPSLRIEKQEETRRT